CGACGACAACCCGGACGGCCGCACGCAGAACTAGCCGCCGCGGCGATGGCCCGTTTACGGCATGTTCCCACCGTTGCGGACGTCGGCTCCCCACGTTTCGACGACTCTCATTGCAAATTGAGACGTCCGTGTGACGATTGTCATTGCCGTGTAACAGAGCGGGGCTGCAATATGACGGTCACAGCCACCGAGCGGCCCAACGCGTGCACAAGCGCATTCTTATCGTGGAAGACGAAGCTTCGATTCGCGACATGGTCGCCTTCGCGCTTCGCAAGGCGGGCATGGACGCGGCGCACGCCGCCGACGCCCGCGCCGCCCAGATGGCCATTTCCGAGCGGGTGCCCGACCTGATCCTGCTCGACTGGATGCTTCCCGGCACCAGCGGACTCGAACTGGCCCGGCGCCTTCGCCGCGAAGAGCTGTCGCGGGAGATCCCGATCATCATGCTCACCGCCCGCGGCGAGGAAATGGACCGGGTCAACGGCCTCGAGGCCGGCGTCGACGACTACGTGATCAAGCCCTTCTCCACCCGGGAGCTCATCGCCCGCATCAAGGCGGTGCTGCGCCGCAGCCAGGGCGACGACGGCTCGGGCGTGGTCGAGCTCGGCGGGTTGCGCATCGACGGCCCCGCCCATCGCGTGTTCGCGGGGGAGGATGCCGTGCCCATCGGCCCGACCGAATATCGCCTGCTCTTCTTCTTCATGACCCACCCCGAGCGCGTCTATTCGCGCGCCCAGTTGCTCGACCACGTCTGGGGCGGCAGCGTGTACGTGGAGGAACGCACCGTCGACGTGCACATCCGCCGCCTGCGCAAGACGCTGGAACCCTGGAAGCTCGACGAGATGGTGCAGAC
This window of the Luteibacter aegosomatis genome carries:
- the phoB gene encoding phosphate regulon transcriptional regulator PhoB produces the protein MHKRILIVEDEASIRDMVAFALRKAGMDAAHAADARAAQMAISERVPDLILLDWMLPGTSGLELARRLRREELSREIPIIMLTARGEEMDRVNGLEAGVDDYVIKPFSTRELIARIKAVLRRSQGDDGSGVVELGGLRIDGPAHRVFAGEDAVPIGPTEYRLLFFFMTHPERVYSRAQLLDHVWGGSVYVEERTVDVHIRRLRKTLEPWKLDEMVQTVRGAGYRFSANT